In Saccharolobus solfataricus, a genomic segment contains:
- a CDS encoding MIP/aquaporin family protein has product MSVVLKDSLWRYFAEFVGTFILILFGDGAIVASTLSSQPSFGFIMVSWGFGIVLAIYAVGPISGAHINPNVTLAFAVTKRIKWVDVIPYIVFQILGAAAATSVLLVWWGDVITRIDPPPFLYADIGAAFFTQYPEPGFWPQYWPKSYLPNVSSAGILYSQVNQIFPLWKGAFAEALMTFLLLLIVVAVTDPDSPFYSQSLAPWAIGIGYVMPFLLFEAQLTGGMINEARSWGPMLALYLFGYRTGAFNFRGEYFYVYGIPDFIGGILGALFWDHVLKPYLRFVKNINKK; this is encoded by the coding sequence TTTCGCTGAATTTGTAGGAACTTTCATACTAATACTATTCGGAGATGGTGCTATAGTAGCCTCAACACTAAGTAGCCAACCCAGTTTCGGATTTATTATGGTAAGCTGGGGATTTGGAATAGTGTTAGCGATTTATGCTGTTGGTCCAATTAGCGGAGCTCATATAAACCCTAATGTAACGTTAGCGTTTGCTGTAACTAAGCGTATTAAGTGGGTTGATGTGATTCCTTACATCGTTTTCCAGATTTTAGGGGCTGCTGCAGCTACAAGCGTATTATTGGTATGGTGGGGAGATGTAATAACCAGAATAGATCCCCCACCTTTTCTATACGCTGATATAGGAGCGGCTTTCTTTACTCAATATCCTGAGCCCGGTTTTTGGCCTCAATACTGGCCTAAAAGCTATTTACCTAACGTTAGTAGCGCAGGTATTTTATACTCTCAAGTAAATCAAATATTTCCCTTATGGAAGGGAGCCTTTGCTGAGGCATTAATGACCTTTTTGTTACTGTTGATAGTAGTAGCAGTTACGGATCCAGATTCACCCTTCTATAGCCAGTCATTAGCTCCGTGGGCAATAGGTATTGGATATGTAATGCCCTTCTTACTTTTCGAAGCTCAGTTAACGGGAGGGATGATAAATGAGGCTAGAAGTTGGGGACCTATGCTTGCTTTATATCTATTCGGTTATAGAACTGGTGCATTTAACTTTAGGGGAGAGTACTTCTATGTTTATGGTATTCCAGATTTTATAGGGGGCATACTTGGAGCTCTGTTCTGGGACCATGTATTAAAGCCTTATCTTAGGTTCGTAAAAAACATTAACAAAAAGTAG